CCGAATATCGCGCAGGACGCACGCCAAACCCTGATGTACTGTGTAATCGTGAAATTAAATTTTCAGAGCTTGCGCACTTCGCTAAGCAGCTGGGCAGTCGCTATGTGGCAACAGGTCATTATTGTCGTCGTGTCAATATTGGCCATGATGCGGCGTTGTTTCGCGCATACGATACCAATAAAGATCAAACGTATTTTTTAAATGCGATTACCCAGCAACAACTACAGATGGCGCTATTCCCTTTGGGTGATATGGACAAGCCGCAGGTGAGAAAGATGGCCGCCGCCGCTGATTTAATCACCTCAGACAAAAAGGACTCGACAGGGATTTGTTTTATCGGTGAGCGCAATTTTAAAGCATTTTTGCGTCATTATTTGCCCGCACAGCCTGGCTTAATCGTGACACCATCGGGAGAAATTGTCGGGGAGCACGATGGTTTGATGTATTATACGATAGGACAACGCCAAGGGCTGGGGATTGGTGGATTGGCGAATTATGATGACACGCCGTGGTTTGTTTCTGATAAAAATTTAGAAAATAATCAATTGGTTGTCGTGCAAGGCACAGAAAATCCGGCATTGTATAAGTCGTGTCTCATCGCTGGTCAATTAAATTGGTTGCGCAAACCAGCCGTTGATGGAATGACATTGACCGCAAAAACGCGCTATCGTCAGGACGACCAACCGTGTACAATACGCTATTTGACAAATGACAAATTGTCAGTAAGATTTGATACGCCGCAGCGGGCGCTCACATTGGGTCAGTATGTGGTGTTTTATGACCAAGCAGAGTGCTTAGGTGGCGGTGTGATTGAGGAGACCTTAGTAGATGACAAATGAAGAACAGCAAGTAATTGGATTAGCGGGCGCCATGCAGGCAATTTGCATGGTAAATGACATTGCCAGCACAGGGGCTTTTGGTGAAAGTGAAGCATTACCCATACTAACTTCGATGGCGACCTATAATCCGACTGATGCATTGACCGCTTACGGTGGTGATGTGCGTTTATTACGCCACGGTTTATTGTCGTTGCAACGGTTGTTTAATCAAAATATCAACCGTGATATTGCGCAATACATCATGATGATACTAACGATTGAATTAAAGCTCGTTAGAAGCGATTTTATGCGTGAAAAACTGCAAAATGGGATGCAGTCGATTGCCAGTGATTGGCGTGCTAAAATCGCCGAAAATGAAGAAAAAAATGAAACAAATCAAAATGAAAAAGACGAAGGCGAAGACGCGTTTGATACGTTGTTAGAGGAAAAAGAAGCGAATCCACTCTATGTGCATGCAAGCATGCTAGAGCAGCCGCAATTCATCACGCAATTTGCCGACTTATACAAAGAAACGGCCAGTAAAACAGAGCCGCGCATTATGGTTAAAGGGCATCATGAACATCTGCAAAATGACAATAACGCCAACTATATCAGGGCATTGTTGTTGGGGTCATTGCGTGGTGCGTCATTCTTTCGTCACTATGGTGGCAAACGATTGGACTTTATGCTGCGGCGTAAGCAGTATCTGGATATTATCCAAGCGTTTAAAAATGGGTAATGCACGGAAAAAATGAGCGCTATCTACTTCGGCAGTCAGTGTTTGTAGTATCAATATTGCCCTCGGTTTATTATTATATTCCCCTATGGTAGTCTGGTTGCTATGTTGGTTTCTATGTTTTTAAAAAAACAAAAGATTAGGTTTAATTGATGCCCGTAACAGAAAGTAAAACACGCAATCTAGTTACACCAACTACCAATCTAAAGCGAACCGCAATTAGGCACTTGCTTGTCCTAGTATTAGCGGCGATTTCTGTTTATGGATTTTCTTTTGTGCATGATCAATTAAGCGCGATGCATCGTTGGAATCGTGCGGCTGGTGATGCGGCAGTTTTATTGTTGGCGCTAACGATGATGCTAGGTGCATTACCGCACTTTTTTCGTGCGGGCGCCAAGTGGATTACTTGGCGGCGCGAGTTAGGTATTTATTCGGTTATCTTAGCGATTGTACATACGGTGATTATTATCGTTGGCTGGGTTGAGTGGGATTTTTTCCGCTTGTTTGGTTTTGAGTTTCATCCGATTCATTTGAAATACGTGATGGTGCAGCATGGTTTTGGGTTAGCAAATGCGATAGGTGTTCTTGCGCTGGGGATTGGTTTTATTCTGTTGGTGACATCAAACAATCGTGCTGTTCGTACCCTTGGCGCTTCTGTTTGGAAGCGCCTGCAAATGATGGCGGTGATTTTTTGGACATTAGTCGTTGTACATGTTGCCTATTTTTTGTACCTACATTTTCTAGACTATCGTCGCGGGATAGCACCAGACCCCAATGCATTACAAGTGTGGTTCGCTGGGTTGGTTTTGTTCGTTTTTATTATTCGTAGTGTTGCGTTTTTTCGGATTTTTCGCGCGAAGTCACTGAGTCGTAGGCTAAAAAGATAATTTACAGGGCTTACTTTTTCTCGTAAAATACCCCGTCGTTAATCAATAAATACTCGGGGAATGCCATGAAAAAAGGTAAACAAACGGCAGTGCCAGCGACGCGCTATCGTAATCCGTTGGCGACCGCTGCCATCATGAAAAAAGGCGGTAGGCACGAAAAAAGCCACAAAGCCCACCGGCTAAAAAATAAAGCAGCCATTAAAAATACGCTTAAAACCATGTCAGATAAACACTCACATGGTTTTTTTTATGCGTTTTTTCGGCAGATTCCATTTGCATTGCAAATACGACGGGCTAACAGGTGTGTTAACGGGCGTTAACGGACGTAAACGCTAAAAATAACAGCGCGTTAAAAAGAAAAGTGGTGCTTTGCTAATGAGGTAAGCGTATCTAAACTGGCGGATTGGCTGTGGCAACTAAAGAGCGTGATGCACGATTCGCTAAAAATGGGCACTTTGAATTCACCAATCATGTTCCAAGTTTGTTCAATGTCGGGTTTTGGGTTGGCTTGCAGCGCTGTTGCATTTTGTGTCGAGATATAAATAGCGGTTGAGATATCATGTGCGGCACTGACCAATGCAATATCCAGCCATTCTTTTATTTGTTCGGGGCTATCGGGTTGCGTGATAGAAACCAGCGTTGTGTAAGTTGCGCTTGGGTTGTCGCTTGGATGATGAGGCATTATATCGGCTATTCTAGGTCATGGTGGGTCAGTAAACACGGATTTTTTCAGCAGCGGTGGTTTCCACAATAAATTGTCCTAGGCCTTTGAAATGAAAGTCTTCTTGGCCCAGTTGGCTGATTCGATAATTGCGGCGCTGAAAGGCGGCACTGCAAATGTGTAGGGCTATATCGGCTTCGTCAGCTAAATCAATCATGTCTTGGAAATTGTCACTATGCTCGTCTAGGGTGCCGATTGCGGTGGCATCGCCGTAAAAAAATACCTGTGAGATGGTGATTTGTGCGGCAATATCTGTGCAGAGTTGTACCAACGCTTGATTAAAACGTGGGCTTTCAACAGGGGCTGTAATCATGTAGGCATAGTGCATAACGCCTCCTTAGTTCAGCAGGCCAGTAAGGGGGAATGCGCCTGCTATTGTCGGTTTAATGTTAGTTTGCAATGCGTTTATAATGCGCTTATAGTCACCTTGTAATCAACTGATGGTCAGTTTAGTAACGTCAAAAAGTCTAACGGGATAAGTAAAATCGCAACCCCTAAGAAAAACAAACTGATTGCTTTAAGCGATAGTTTATCAGTTAAGGCCATAATTACCAATAGGCAACCGAATCCTGCTTTGAATCCTGCCATCAAA
This genomic stretch from Ostreibacterium oceani harbors:
- the mnmA gene encoding tRNA 2-thiouridine(34) synthase MnmA, coding for MTNFLPDKNQRIVVGISGGVDSSVAAYLLKNAGYDVHGVFMKNWEETFSPGYCTAEDDVCDAKDVCESIGIPLHTVNFSKEYEARVFSHFLTEYRAGRTPNPDVLCNREIKFSELAHFAKQLGSRYVATGHYCRRVNIGHDAALFRAYDTNKDQTYFLNAITQQQLQMALFPLGDMDKPQVRKMAAAADLITSDKKDSTGICFIGERNFKAFLRHYLPAQPGLIVTPSGEIVGEHDGLMYYTIGQRQGLGIGGLANYDDTPWFVSDKNLENNQLVVVQGTENPALYKSCLIAGQLNWLRKPAVDGMTLTAKTRYRQDDQPCTIRYLTNDKLSVRFDTPQRALTLGQYVVFYDQAECLGGGVIEETLVDDK
- a CDS encoding DUF489 family protein translates to MTNEEQQVIGLAGAMQAICMVNDIASTGAFGESEALPILTSMATYNPTDALTAYGGDVRLLRHGLLSLQRLFNQNINRDIAQYIMMILTIELKLVRSDFMREKLQNGMQSIASDWRAKIAENEEKNETNQNEKDEGEDAFDTLLEEKEANPLYVHASMLEQPQFITQFADLYKETASKTEPRIMVKGHHEHLQNDNNANYIRALLLGSLRGASFFRHYGGKRLDFMLRRKQYLDIIQAFKNG
- a CDS encoding DsrE family protein, encoding MHYAYMITAPVESPRFNQALVQLCTDIAAQITISQVFFYGDATAIGTLDEHSDNFQDMIDLADEADIALHICSAAFQRRNYRISQLGQEDFHFKGLGQFIVETTAAEKIRVY
- a CDS encoding ferric reductase-like transmembrane domain-containing protein, coding for MPVTESKTRNLVTPTTNLKRTAIRHLLVLVLAAISVYGFSFVHDQLSAMHRWNRAAGDAAVLLLALTMMLGALPHFFRAGAKWITWRRELGIYSVILAIVHTVIIIVGWVEWDFFRLFGFEFHPIHLKYVMVQHGFGLANAIGVLALGIGFILLVTSNNRAVRTLGASVWKRLQMMAVIFWTLVVVHVAYFLYLHFLDYRRGIAPDPNALQVWFAGLVLFVFIIRSVAFFRIFRAKSLSRRLKR